A window of Bradyrhizobium sp. AZCC 1719 genomic DNA:
TGGTCCGGCAGCCCCCGGTGGCGAGGCCATCCGCCTTGCCGGCGTCGGGCGCTGGTAACGATCCGGGAGCAGGATGGTCTGTTGCGGGCGCGCTTCGTTCGCCCCAGTTCGTGGTGTTGGCGCTGACCTTCTTCGCGTGCTGCGCCGCGCATTCCGGCCCGATCTTCCATATGGTCAGCTACGCGATGCTTTGCGGCATCCCGGCGATGACCGCGGTCAGCATCTATAGCGTGGAAGGCTTGTCGGGGCTCGGCGGGCGTCTCCTCCTCGGCATCCTCGCCGATCGGCTGGGCGCCAAGCGGGTGCTGGTCTGCGGCCTCCTGGTGCAGGCGCTGGCGATTGGGACCTATCTCTACGTCAGCAAACTCGGCGAGTTCTACGCGCTCGCGATCGTGTTCGGAACGGCTTATGGCGGCGTGATGCCGCTCTATGCCGTGCTGGCGCGCGAATATTTCGGTCCCCGGATCATGGGAACGGTGTTCGGCGCCGCGACGATGGTATCGAGCCTTGGCATGGCGTTCGGGCCGTGGGCCGGGGGCATGATCTTCGACACTTTCCACGACTACCGCTGGCTCTACATCGGCGCGTTCAGCGTAGGCCTCGCCGCAATGGCGATTGCGTTGACGTTCCCGCCACTGCCGTCGCGATCACGCGAGCGGCTGCAGCCGGCATAAAGAGCAGATTCCCTGCCTCGACATAGCCCGGATTTTGCGCCTATCCTGACGGCATGAGCGACCCTGACCACGACAACCACGGCCATCATCACGACCACGAGCATTCCGAGCTCTCGGAGACCGAGCTGCGCGTGCGCGCACTGGAATCGATCTTGACCGAAAAGGGCTATGTCGATCCGGCCGCGCTCGATCTCCTGATCGATCTCTATGAAAAGAAAATCGGACCGCGCAACGGCGTTCGCGTGGTCGCCAAGGCGTGGAGCGATCCCGCCTATCGCGAACGGCTGATGAAGGACGCGACCGCGGCAATTGCCGAGCTCGACTATTCGGGCCGACAGGGCGAGCATATGGTCGTCGTGGAGAACACACCTGAGCAGCACAATATGGTCGTGTGCACGCTGTGCTCCTGCTACCCGCACCCCGTGCTGGGGCTTCCGCCAGTCTGGTACAAATCCGCGCCCTACCGCTCGCGCGCCGTCTCCGACCCGCGCGGCGTGCTGAAGGATTTCGGCGTGACGCTGCCGGACACCACCAAAATCCGGGTCTGGGATTCCACGGCCGAAGTCCGCTACCTCGTGCTGCCGATGCGCCCTGAGGGTACCGAGGGCTGGAGCGCCGAGCAACTCGCCGAACTCGTCACCCGCGACAGCATGATAGGTACCGGCCTGCCCAAGCAGCCCCGTGAGGCTGCCTGATGGACGGCGCGCATGACATGGGCGGTGCCGAGGGCTTTGGTTCTGTTGTGCCGGAGCCGAACGAGCCGGTGTTTCATGCTGACTGGGAGCGCCGGGCCTTTGCGCTGACGGTTGCCATGGCGCGCCCGGGCGGCTGGAACATCGACATGTCGCGGTTTGCGCGCGAGAACCGGCCGCCCGAGGATTACCTCAGCAAGAGCTATTTCGAGATCTGGCTGGCCGGTCTGGAAACGTTGATGATCGAGCGCGGGCTGGTGACGCGCGAGGAAATCGAGGCCGGCAAAGTGCTGGCGCCGCCCAAGCCTGGCGTGAAGCCGATCGCTCCAAATGAGGTCACGCCGGCGATCCGCCGCGGCGGCCCGACCGAACGCGAGGCGAAAGCACCTGCGATGTTTGCAATCGGTGACATTGTGCGGATGAAAGACATCCACCCGGTAACGCATACGCGGCTGCCGCAATATGTCCGTGGCCATCTCGGCACCATCGAGCTCAATCACGGCTGCCACGTCTTCCCTGACACCAATTCGCTTGGCCAGGGCGAAGACCCGCAATGGCTCTACACCGTGCGTTTCGACGGACCGGAATTGTGGGGCAAGGACGGCGACCCGACGCTCAGCGTCTCCGTCGACGCCTGGGAATCCTATCTGGAGCGCGCGTGATGGATTTGACCCCGCAGCAGGCCATGCGCGCCGCGGTCGCCGTTCCCGGCGTGCCGCGCGATGAAGACGGCCCGGTATTTCGCGAGCCATGGGAAGCGCGCGCCTTTGCGATGGCGCTGGCGTTGCATGAGGCCGGCGTCTTCACCTGGAAGGAATGGGCGGAGACGCTGGGGGCGCAAATCAAGCGCGCGCAGGCCGAAGGCGATCCAGATACGGGCGAGACCTACTACCGGCACTGGCTAGCGACGCTGGAAACGCTCGTCGCCGCCAAGGGCGTCATAACGTCAGATGTCCTGCATCGCTACCGTGACGCCTGGGATCACGCCGCCGACCGCACGCCCCACGGCGCGCCGATCGAGCTGAGGGCGGAGGATTTTGGGAAGTAGACACCGGTCGTCATACCCGCGAAGGCGGGGTATCCAGTACGCCGCGGCTTATCGGCTCAAACGAAGTCTCTGGAATACTGGTTCGCCTGCTTTCGCAGACGATGACATGCGAATGAGCGGCCTATGTCGCGCGAGCTACGCCCCCGCATATTCCCGCCAGCCCTTCGCCCGCAGCGCACAGGCCGGACATTCGCCGCAGCCATAGCCCCAATCGTGCTGCGCGCCGCGCTCGCCGAGATAGCAGGTGTGGGAATGCTCGCGGATCAGATCGACTAGCCCTGCTCCGCCAAGCTCCTGCGCGAGTTTCCAGGTGGACGCCTTGTCGAGCCACATCAGCGGCGTATGCAGCTCAAAATTCTTCGCCATGCCGAGATTGAGTGCGGACTGCAGCGCCTTGATGGTCTCGTTGCGGCAGTCCGGATAGCCCGAGTAGTCGGTCTCGCACATGCCGCCGACGATGTGGCGGATGCCACGCCGGTACGCCAGCGCCGCCGCGAAGGTGAGAAACACCAGGTTACGGCCTGGCACGAAGGTGTTGGGTAATCCGTCAGCGCCCATTTCGATCGCGACATCGCGGGTCAGCGCGGTATCGGAAATTTCCGCCAGTGTCGGAATTTCCAGCGTGTGGCTTTCGCCGAGTTTTGCCGCCCAATCCGGCCGCAACGACCTTAAGCCCGACAGCAGCCGGTCGCGGCATTCCAGCTCGATGGCGTGGCGCTGGCCGTAGCTGAAGCCGAGCATTTCGACGCGCGCAAAGCGCCGCAAGGCCCAAGAAAGGCAGGTGGTGGAATCCTGCCCGCCGGAAAACAGCACCAGCGCGGTTTCGGACGATGATTGGTCGCTCATGACGGGCAATTAGCACTCCCGCGCTTCAAGGCCAACCGGTGGAAATTGCCTCGATTTTAGCCTGTTCCGCTGGGATCGGTCGATCGCTTGCGGCATAAAGCGACCTGCCCCACCAAGCGACGGAAACCCCATGACCCCTTCCCGCGATATTTCCCGCCTCATCGAGATCATGGCGGCACTGCGCACGCCGGTCACGGGCTGTCCGTGGGACCTCGAACAGAACTTCGCGACGATCGTGCCCTACACCATCGAAGAAGCCTATGAGGTGGCCGACGCGATCACACGCGGCGATCTCGATGACTTGCGCGAGGAACTCGGCGATCTCCTGCTGCAGGTCGTCTATCACGCCCGCATGGCGGAAGAGCAGAACGCCTTTGCCTTCGGCGACGTGGTCGAGGCGATCACAGGCAAGCTGATACGCCGTCATCCGCATGTGTTCGCCGACAAGGACGGCAACATCGCTCCCGCGGGCGTCAAGAGCGCGTGGGAACGCATCAAGGCCGAGGAAAAGGCCGAACGCGCGGCGCGGCGGCCGCCGGAGGAGACCACGCATAAATCGCTGCTCGCAGCCGTCAAGGCCGGCCAGCCGGCGCTGACGCGCGCGATGGAATTGCAGCGCAAGGCCTCCACCGTCGGCTTCGACTGGAACGATCCCCGCGCGGTGCTCAGCAAGATTCGTGAGGAGGCTGACGAGATCGAAGCAGCCCTGGACAACGGCAAGCCTGACGAACTCGCGGCCGAAACCGGCGATCTGCTGTTCGCCCTGGTCAATCTGGCGCGGCATGTCGGCGCCGATCCCGAAACCGCGCTGCGCGGCACCAACGCCAAGTTCGAGCGCCGCTTTGCCTATATCGAGCGCGCGCTTGCAGCGAATGGCCGTTCGCTCGAAGACGCATCGCTCGCCGAAATGGACGCGTTGTGGAATGAAGCAAAGGGTGCGGAACAACCGGCCGCCTCAGCCGCAGCGGGGAGTGATCGAAGATAGGACGCGCGTTCGCGCGACAATTACGCCACCCGCGGAACGGCATCAAACCGCGACACCACGATATCGCGCTTGGTCTCGTCGACGCGCACCGTCATGTCGAAGCGTCCGTCGCGGAGCTCCTTGTTGAGCACTTCGGCATTGCGATGCAGCCAACTGATGCCGGCGCCGTCGGAAGCGTCGATGGAGAGGTCGAGCGTCGTGCGCGTGGCCGCCAGGCGATCCTCGATCGCTGTCAGCAGCGCATCGATCCCCTCGCCTGACGCGGCGGAGACCAGGAAGCACGGCCGCTCCGGCGGGCGGCGCGCGGCGATGTTGCGCAGGTTCTCGCGTTCTTCGGGATCGAAGCGATCGATCTTATTCCAGACCTCGAGGATACGTGCGCCGGCATCCGGATCGATGCCGAGCTGACGCAGCACGGCATCAACGTCGCGCTCCTGCGCCTCCGCGTCTTCATGCGAGATGTCGCGCACGTGGAGAATGATATCGGCCTCCAGCACCTCTTCCAGCGTGGCGCGGAAGGCGGCGACGAGCTGCGTCGGCAGGTTGGAGATGAATCCGACGGTATCGGAGAGCATCGCCTTGCCGCCATGCGGCAGGCTCAGCGCGCGCAAGGTCGGGTCCAGCGTCGCAAACAGCATGTCGGCCGCCTGCACTTCGGCACGTGTAAGCCGGTTGAACAAGGTCGATTTGCCGGCATTGGTGTAGCCGACCAGCGCAACCACCCGATACGGCACGCGCTGCCGGCCGGCGCGATGCAGCCGCCGCGTCGCCTGCACCTTCTTCAGTTCATTTTCCAGCCGCGTGATGCGGTCGCCAATGAGGCGGCGGTCGGCTTCGATCTGGGTCTCGCCGGGGCCGCCCATGAAGCCGAAACCGCCGCGCTGGCGCTCCAGATGGGTCCAGGACCGCACCAGACGGCTGCGCTGATAGTTCAGGTGCGCGAGCTCGACCTGCAGCGCGCCTTCTTTGGTCTTGGCGCGGCGGCCGAAAATTTCCAAAATCAGTCCGGTGCGGTCGAGCACCTTGGTGTTCCAGGCCTTCTCGAGGTTGCGCTGCTGGATCGGCGCCAACGCGCAATCCATCACGACCAGCTCGATGTCATGGCCTGCGATCAGGCCCGTGATCTCCTCGACCTTTCCCTTGCCGAGGTAAGTCGCTGGACGGATCTGGGTGACTGGCGCAATCAGCGCGTCGGCGATCGTGAGGTCGATGGCGCGCGCCAGACCCGTGGCTTCCTCAAGCCGGCCCTCGAAATCGCGCGCAGCCTCGTTCGCCTGCGCATCGGCATCGCCGCGGCGCATTCGCAAATATGGGCCGATGACGATCACCCGCCCGCTTTGTTTGGCCCCCGCCGACCGCGGACGGTCGGCGCTCCCTTCACGGTCGAAGGGTTCCAATCAGTTCACTCTCAAGCCGGAGCATCCTCACCGCCCTCGAACAACTGGATCGGAGCGCCGGGCATGATGGTCGAGATCGCATGCTTGTAGACTAGCTGCGAGTGGCCGTCGCGCCGAAGCAGCAAGCAGAAATTGTCGAACCAAGTGACTATCCCCTGCAGCTTTACTCCGTTGACCAGAAAGATCGTCAGTGGCGTTTTTGTTTTACGAACGTGATTTAGGAAGGTGTCTTGTAGATTTTGTGCGCGGTCTGCCGCCATTGTTTTTGTCCCGCCGTCTTGTGCTTCTTTTTATTAAGCCGTTGTTGCTCTCTCACGGAGCCTGCCCCGACCTGCCGGCCCACCCTGAGATCCCCCTCCGGTCGGCTCGACAGCGCGATTAGAGGGTACGCGCGGTTATTAGGCAAGCCGGTTCGGGCGCCACCGGCGCGGAACCCAGTGGCCATTCTCCGCAAGTGTCCGGAAAGAGATAAATATTCCCAAGCAGATGCATGGATCGGAGCGACCCCATTGGGTTGACGGCGCGTTCGATTCGCATCGCATAAGCGCGATTCAATCAGCCTCAGCCAACACCCAGTGCCTTGAGCTTGCGGTGCAGCGCTGAACGCTCCATGCCGACGAATTCGGCCGTACGCGATATATTGCCCGAGAACCGGCTGATCTGCGCGATCAGGTAGTCACGCTCGAACACTTCCCGTGCCTCGCGCAGCGGCAACCCCATGATGTGCTCGCCATTGTTGCTGGTCGGCATCGCCGGCACCATCGAGCCGACATCCTGAGGCAGCATATCGGCTGTGATGATCGCTTCCGGACCGCCGCCGGCCAGAATCATGACGCGCTCGACATTGTTCCGGAGCTGGCGGACGTTGCCGGGCCAGACATGGGACTGCAATACCGCCATTGCATCCTGGCCGATCTGCCGCTTCGGCAAGCCCGTCGCCGCCGATATCTGGTCCATGAAATAATCGATCAGTTCGGGGATATCCTCGCGGCGTTCCGACAGCGGGGGAACACGGATCGGCACCACTGACAGTCGATGGTAGAGATCCTCCCGGAAACGCCCCTCCGCGATCTCCTCCTCCAGATTGCGCGCGGTCGAGGAGATGATTCGGACGTCGACATGAATCTTGGCGGCGCCTCCTGAGCGCTGAAAGGTCTGATCGACCAGCACGCGCAGGATCTTGTTCTGGGTTTCGCGCGGCATGTCGGCGATTTCGTCGATGAAGAGCGTGCCGCCGTGTGCCTCTTCCAACGCGCCTGGCTTGCGCGGCTGCTCGCCGTTCGTCTGCTCGATGCCGAACAGCTCGACTTCCATCCGTTCCGGGGTGATCGCCGCGGCGTTGATGACGACGAACGGGCCTTCTGCACGGCTCGATGCGTTGTGCAGCGTGCGCGCTGCCAGTTCCTTGCCCGAACCGGAAGGGCCGACGATCAGGATACGGCTGTTGGCCTTGGCCGCACGGTCGATGGTCTGGCGCAACTGGTTCATGCAGGCGGAGCGTCCGGTGAGAACGCTCGCGGTGGGAGCCAGTTGCTTGAGTTCCTTCACCTCGCGCTTGAGGCGCGAGGTCTCCAGCGCCCGCGTCGCCACCAGGATCAGCCGGTCGGACTTGAACGGCTTTTCGATGAAGTCATAGGCGCCCCGCTTGATCGCCGCCACCGCGGTCTCGATGTTGCCGTGGCCGGAGATCATCACCACCGGAACGTCGGCGTGCTCCTTCTTGATTTGCTCGAGGAGTTGCAGGCCGTCGAGCTTGGAGCCCTGCAGCCAGATATCGAGAAACACCAGATGCGGACGGCGGTTGGCGACCTCGGCCAACGCCGAATCGCTGTCGCGCGCGGTACGGGTATTGAAGCCTTCGTCTTCCAGGATGCCCGCAACGAGGTCACGAATATCGGCTTCGTCGTCGACAATCAGAATGTCACTGGCCATGGGTTACACCTGCCTTGTCAGTTGCCTGTTGCGGCTTCGGTTTTTGTTTCATCATTGGTCGCGGATGCCGCCTTATTGGTTTCGTCAGTCTGTGGTTTTGCCTCCGGAGCCGGTTGCTTCGGCGCATGGCCGGATACGGCGAACCGCAGCCGCATCCAGGCGCCGCGCTGTCCGGGGCGGAAATCGGAGGCGTCCTTGAGCTCGATGCGGCCGCCATGGTCTTCCAGGACGCGGCCGACGATGGCGAGCCCGAGACCGGTGCCCTTCTGGCGCGTCGTCACATACGGCTCCAGCAACCGGGCGCGGCTCACTTTCGGCAGGCCGATACCGTTGTCGATCACGTCGATCACGATGTCGTCGTTTTCGCGCGCGGCGATGACGTCGATGCGTCCCTTGCCGAGCTCTTCCGGCGGCACCTGCTCGATCGCCTCCGTCGCGTTCTTGATGATGTTGGTCAGCGCCTGGGAGATCAGCCGGCGGTCGAACTGCGCGCGCATCGGGTCCTGCTTGATATCGGCCTCGATATCGAGATCGGGATGCCCGACCTTCATCAGGAATACCGCCTGCCGGACGGTGTCGGCGACGTCCTCGCCCTCCATGACCGGCTTTGGCATCCGCGCGAAGCGGGAGAATTCATCAACCATCCGCCTGATGTCGTCGACCTGTCGCACGATGGTTTCGGTACATTGTTCGAAGATATTCTTGTCTTCGGTGATGACCTTGCCGAATTTGCGGCGGATGCGTTCTGCCGAAAGCTGGATCGGCGTCAGCGGATTCTTGATCTCATGGGCGATGCGACGCGCCACGTCGCCCCATGCCGAGGTACGTTGCGCGGAGACGAGCTCCGTGATGTCGTCGAGCGTGATGATGTAGCTGTCGCGCGACTGGCTGGTCTGCTCGGCGCTGACGCGGACCGACAGGTTGCGCTCATGGCCGTCGCGGGTGATCGTGATCTGGCCCTGCACCAGGCGCTGCGCACCCTCGCGTGCGGTCTTCATCATGTCGTCTAGCTCGGGCAGGACGTCCGATAGCGGATGGTCGAGCGTCTCGGATTCGGCATGGCCGATGAGTTTCTCGGCCGAGCGGTTCAGAATGCCGACACTGCCTGAGGCGTCGACGCCGATGATGCCGGCGCTGGCCGAGGACAATACCGCCTCGATGAAGCGGCGGCGGCTGTCGATCAGGTCAGAGGCGCTGACCAGCTCGTCGCGCTGGGTGCGCAATTCGGCCGTCATCTTGTTGAAGGTCTCGCCGAGTTGGGCGAGGTCGCCTTCGGATTTGTGAACCGGCACCTGGACATGCAGATCGCCGGTCGAAACGATGTTGGCCGCGCTCATCAGATTGCGGATCGGCGCCACCAGCCAGTTGGCGAAATTCAGCCCGATCAGCACCGATGCCATCAGAATGGTCAGAGCGATCACGGCAAACATCAGCGCGAAGGCGACCTGGATGCCGAGCCGGCGGGCTTCGATCTGGGCATATTCGGCGACGCTGGCTTCGGTCTGCTTGAGCTGGCTGATCACACGCGGATCAAGCAGGCGTGCCACGTAAAGGAAGGTATCGTCAAAGGCGCGCAACCGGATCACCGCGGCCACATAATTGGCTTCGGGAAAGACCGCGATCGGCGGCTCATCTTCATTGACGTTGCTGAGAAAATCCTGCGGCGGCGTCGTGAATTCCTGCTGGATGCCGGTCTTCGCCGTGACCAGGACGTTGCCATCCTTGTCAACCAGCATCGCGGCTGGCAGGTTTCGCGCGGCTGCATTTGCGGTCAGCAGTTCCTGAAACGACCGCCGGTCCTGATCATACAACGGTCGCGCACGGGCAATATCTTCCGTCATACCCAGGATGTCGCCACGGATAAGCCTTGCGTGCTCCTGCATGTAGGCGCGGGCAACGGTTAGCGAGTTCTCAATGACCTCGCGTGTCGGACCCGAGAACAGCCGGTCCAGGCCGCGGTCGATGGTCACGTTGGCGACGATCGCGACGAGTACGGCCGGCAGCACGGCGATGATGGAGAACAGGCTGACGATCTGGACGTGCAGCCGTGCCGCGGCCCGGCCGCGCCGCCGCGCCTGGATCACCAGCCAGACTTCGCGGGTGATGATTGCGACCAGTAGAAGTGTGGTCGCTGCATTGATCAGCAGGAACGAATAGACAACCTGGCGAGTCGGCTCGATCGGCGTCAGGCCGGCCAAGACGATGAAGGTCAGAAATGCCGACAGCAGCGCGACGGCGACCGCAAGCGGCGCCACCCACTTCCGCAGGATCCCCCCTCCGGATTCGGTAAGCGATGGGTCGAACGATGGTGCCGAGTTCGTCTCTGCGGTGGTCATTCCGGCAATTCGGTGAGCTGAAAGGCTATGGCCCGCCAATTGCGGACTGATGCATTCATATCACAATGTTGCCGAATTGCGGCATCAGTAAGATGTTTGTTTTATCAATAGCTTACGGGCATTCTTTTCACGCGAGTGGTAAAATTGCCAAGCGTCGAATCATCCTCACCAGGCAATTATCCGCAACGTGACGGCAACCCATTGGGGAAGATGCCATCGGCAAGCTTTGTCGCAGAATCGGACAAGGCATGGGGGATTCGGGAAAGACGCCCAAGCCGTCCTGGGCCAGAACCGTGCACCAACATTCGAACCCGAGGTCCCGTCCTGCCCAAGTTCCCGCGCGGCCCTGCCAGCCCCGCATCCATCGTCGCCGCTATGAAGTGGGTAGCCGGTCTTCCGCCAAAGGCACGTGCCAGCTTTGCCAGCGGTCGATCTGTTCGTGGCACCTATGCGCCATCCGATCAGGCCAAGGAGATCACGAAATCCTGTAGCTTCACCAAGCCATCGCGCGTGCTGGCGCGCTTCTCGGTGGAAGGAGGCCTCGACACCAACGACACGTTGCTGCGCGGTTTCAGCTTCCGGCTTGGCAGCGATGGCCAGAGCTCGGAAATATTCACACAGAGCGCCCCGGTTCATTTCGCGAGGACGCTTGACCAGATGTTGGCTTTCCTCCGAGCGCGCATTCCAGGACCCGACGGCAGGCCGGACGTGGAAAAGGTCGAGGCATTCTCAGTTGCCAATCCCGAGACGCTGCATCAGGCAAGCTACATAGCCGCGCATCCGCCGCCCGCAAGCTTTGCCTGCACAACCTATTGGGGCGTGCACGCTTTTCCCGCGACGAATTCAAAGGGCGAGACCAGGTTCATCAAGTTCAAGGTCGCGCCGGTTGGCGAACAGGCGACCGAGCCCAAGGTCAGGGTAAAGCCTGCCGGGCTGCTGCACGACGACCTCGAAACCCGGATCGCGGCTCGCGATATCAGGTTCAGCGTAATGGCGCTTCTAGATCGTCCCGGTGACCCCGTCATGGACGTGACCGTCCGATGGCCCGATGAGGACGGACGCGAAGCGGTGCGGCTGGGAACTATCGTGATCACCGGTGTTGAAGCAAACGATGCGTGCGAGGAGCCCGTCTTCAATCCGGCAACTCTGGCCGAAGGCATCGGTCATCCGCTGGACGAGATGTTTGCGGCCCGCCGCGCCGCCTACACTATCTCGCAGACAAGGCGTCGCTGAGCGGACGAGACATCCCCGATCACGTTTCGCCTTCCGGCGCGCCATGCTTCTCACGACGCCACGCGCCCGGGCTGACGCCGACCACGGACGAAAATACTCGCGTAAAATGGCTTTGATTGGCAAACCCGGCCGATATCGCAATCTCCGACAGCGGCAGGTCACGGACGGTCATCAACTGCTTGGCCGCCTTCACGCGCTGGCGAAGAAGCCATTGGTGCGGCGGCAGGCCGGTGGAGATTCGAAATGCGCGTGAAAAATGGCTGACCGAGAGATCGAATTCTGCCGCGATCTGTTGCAGCGAAAGTGTCCCGCCGAGGTCGGCCTCCAGTCTTTCACAGGCGCGCTTGACCTGCCACGGCGCAAGGCCGCCGCGGGCCAGCTCGGTATTACGCCGCAGTCCGCCATAGGTCTGGGCAACGTGCGCGGTGAGCGCGAGCATCATGTGATCGATGAAAAGCTGATTGGCCTCGGACGGCCGCCGCAATCCTTCCAGGAACGAGGCGCCGATATGACGGACGACCGTGTCGTCGTGGCCGACGCCGAGCTCACACGCAAGATCGCCAATGCGCGGCGTGCCAGACTGTTCAGCGATGCCGTCGAGCGCCGAGCGCGGAAGATGGAAAAACAGCGAATGAAACGGCTTGTCGATCACATAGCGCGGATCGCACTTGAGATCGTACAGATAGGTTGCACCGGCCCGGACATCCCTCTTCATGATGCACTTGCCGCGCTCCCAAAGCTCGCAGTCCGGATAATCGTGAAGCTTCAGGCTGACGAGAAAGGCATCCTCCGGTGTCAGCGAGCCGGAAAGGCCGGGTACCGGGTTATCATCGCGCGTTTCGGTGACTGCAAGTTCAACGCCGCGCAGTGAACGCGTGACCAGTGACGGCGGCGCATCCTTCAGATGCAAGAAGCGCCCGAGCCTCGCGCCGAAGGCGCCCGCCTGTGCCATATGCGTTATCTCGCTTTTGAAGTTGGAAGGGCTGGTCGTCGCGCGTCAGCGAAATGAATGCGTATTATCTGCTTTCACAGCGCGGCCGTCTACGATGTTTGGCCAAGACCGCTATCTCATCAGCTTTGTGACAACGCAGCCGCTTGCTTTGGAATGGCAGCGCTGTTGCCCGTTTTCAACGCAAGCGCACGCAATGGTAGCGGCCCTTGCCTCATTCGACGGCAGAGGCCGGCCCTGCTCAACCGTTGAGCGACTTCGGTCACAAACGCTTGATGGCCGCTTGCAGCAAGATCAGGCAAAGCACCGCCGCTTTGGGAAAGACCCAGTAGTCCTACGCGCCTAGAACGCGCACCGAAGCTCTCGACGCTTGGCGGCATCAGTACGGTCAGACAGGAAGCAACAGCTTCGCGTCAGCACCGTAAGTCAGGCCCGGCGGCGCGAGCGAAAGGCCCCCTTCGAGCGAGCAACTGCCATGAGCAAGCCAATCCTGCGCAATTCTTCGCAAGTGAATTCCCACACCGCGTCGGACGCGGATCCTTCGTCGATTGCCGACTCCCGTGCTGCCGATGCGGAGATGGCACGCGTGCTTCACACCAAACCACTCCACATGGCTTTGGATGCCTCCGGTGCCGGAATCGCCCACTGGAAACATGAGCCATTGCACGACGTCGTCGAGCCCATGACCCATCACGTCATCATGGCTTACAACGGCTCGGTGCAGCGCATGGAGCGGCGGACAGGGAGATCGGTTGCGATTGGAACGTTTCGTCGCGGCGTTGTGATAATCATTCCGGAAGGATCAAGCTCCCGATGGGATATTCCGAAACCTGTTGATGTCGTTCAGCTCTACCTTCCTCACGCAATGCTGAAGCGCGTTGCCGACGAAGCCGACATTGCCAC
This region includes:
- the hflX gene encoding GTPase HflX, with the protein product MEPFDREGSADRPRSAGAKQSGRVIVIGPYLRMRRGDADAQANEAARDFEGRLEEATGLARAIDLTIADALIAPVTQIRPATYLGKGKVEEITGLIAGHDIELVVMDCALAPIQQRNLEKAWNTKVLDRTGLILEIFGRRAKTKEGALQVELAHLNYQRSRLVRSWTHLERQRGGFGFMGGPGETQIEADRRLIGDRITRLENELKKVQATRRLHRAGRQRVPYRVVALVGYTNAGKSTLFNRLTRAEVQAADMLFATLDPTLRALSLPHGGKAMLSDTVGFISNLPTQLVAAFRATLEEVLEADIILHVRDISHEDAEAQERDVDAVLRQLGIDPDAGARILEVWNKIDRFDPEERENLRNIAARRPPERPCFLVSAASGEGIDALLTAIEDRLAATRTTLDLSIDASDGAGISWLHRNAEVLNKELRDGRFDMTVRVDETKRDIVVSRFDAVPRVA
- the hfq gene encoding RNA chaperone Hfq; translated protein: MAADRAQNLQDTFLNHVRKTKTPLTIFLVNGVKLQGIVTWFDNFCLLLRRDGHSQLVYKHAISTIMPGAPIQLFEGGEDAPA
- the nthB gene encoding nitrile hydratase subunit beta gives rise to the protein MDGAHDMGGAEGFGSVVPEPNEPVFHADWERRAFALTVAMARPGGWNIDMSRFARENRPPEDYLSKSYFEIWLAGLETLMIERGLVTREEIEAGKVLAPPKPGVKPIAPNEVTPAIRRGGPTEREAKAPAMFAIGDIVRMKDIHPVTHTRLPQYVRGHLGTIELNHGCHVFPDTNSLGQGEDPQWLYTVRFDGPELWGKDGDPTLSVSVDAWESYLERA
- a CDS encoding MFS transporter is translated as MGPSYRWVIVGTGALMTCVGIGAMFSLAVYLEPISTETEWSRAGISGAMTIDFLTMGMAGFAWGAASDRFGTRPVVLCGALLLGLGLFLASRATSLIEFQLTYGILVGLAAGAFFAPMIAAATVWFENNRSLAVSLVSAGMGVAPMTISPFARWLISTYDWRTAMMIVGLMAWALLIPAALLVRQPPVARPSALPASGAGNDPGAGWSVAGALRSPQFVVLALTFFACCAAHSGPIFHMVSYAMLCGIPAMTAVSIYSVEGLSGLGGRLLLGILADRLGAKRVLVCGLLVQALAIGTYLYVSKLGEFYALAIVFGTAYGGVMPLYAVLAREYFGPRIMGTVFGAATMVSSLGMAFGPWAGGMIFDTFHDYRWLYIGAFSVGLAAMAIALTFPPLPSRSRERLQPA
- a CDS encoding nitrile hydratase accessory protein: MDLTPQQAMRAAVAVPGVPRDEDGPVFREPWEARAFAMALALHEAGVFTWKEWAETLGAQIKRAQAEGDPDTGETYYRHWLATLETLVAAKGVITSDVLHRYRDAWDHAADRTPHGAPIELRAEDFGK
- the queC gene encoding 7-cyano-7-deazaguanine synthase QueC, with the protein product MSDQSSSETALVLFSGGQDSTTCLSWALRRFARVEMLGFSYGQRHAIELECRDRLLSGLRSLRPDWAAKLGESHTLEIPTLAEISDTALTRDVAIEMGADGLPNTFVPGRNLVFLTFAAALAYRRGIRHIVGGMCETDYSGYPDCRNETIKALQSALNLGMAKNFELHTPLMWLDKASTWKLAQELGGAGLVDLIREHSHTCYLGERGAQHDWGYGCGECPACALRAKGWREYAGA
- the ntrX gene encoding nitrogen assimilation response regulator NtrX; the encoded protein is MASDILIVDDEADIRDLVAGILEDEGFNTRTARDSDSALAEVANRRPHLVFLDIWLQGSKLDGLQLLEQIKKEHADVPVVMISGHGNIETAVAAIKRGAYDFIEKPFKSDRLILVATRALETSRLKREVKELKQLAPTASVLTGRSACMNQLRQTIDRAAKANSRILIVGPSGSGKELAARTLHNASSRAEGPFVVINAAAITPERMEVELFGIEQTNGEQPRKPGALEEAHGGTLFIDEIADMPRETQNKILRVLVDQTFQRSGGAAKIHVDVRIISSTARNLEEEIAEGRFREDLYHRLSVVPIRVPPLSERREDIPELIDYFMDQISAATGLPKRQIGQDAMAVLQSHVWPGNVRQLRNNVERVMILAGGGPEAIITADMLPQDVGSMVPAMPTSNNGEHIMGLPLREAREVFERDYLIAQISRFSGNISRTAEFVGMERSALHRKLKALGVG
- the mazG gene encoding nucleoside triphosphate pyrophosphohydrolase, with the translated sequence MTPSRDISRLIEIMAALRTPVTGCPWDLEQNFATIVPYTIEEAYEVADAITRGDLDDLREELGDLLLQVVYHARMAEEQNAFAFGDVVEAITGKLIRRHPHVFADKDGNIAPAGVKSAWERIKAEEKAERAARRPPEETTHKSLLAAVKAGQPALTRAMELQRKASTVGFDWNDPRAVLSKIREEADEIEAALDNGKPDELAAETGDLLFALVNLARHVGADPETALRGTNAKFERRFAYIERALAANGRSLEDASLAEMDALWNEAKGAEQPAASAAAGSDRR
- the nthA gene encoding nitrile hydratase subunit alpha — translated: MSDPDHDNHGHHHDHEHSELSETELRVRALESILTEKGYVDPAALDLLIDLYEKKIGPRNGVRVVAKAWSDPAYRERLMKDATAAIAELDYSGRQGEHMVVVENTPEQHNMVVCTLCSCYPHPVLGLPPVWYKSAPYRSRAVSDPRGVLKDFGVTLPDTTKIRVWDSTAEVRYLVLPMRPEGTEGWSAEQLAELVTRDSMIGTGLPKQPREAA